The Phoenix dactylifera cultivar Barhee BC4 chromosome 17, palm_55x_up_171113_PBpolish2nd_filt_p, whole genome shotgun sequence genome contains a region encoding:
- the LOC103719417 gene encoding oxalate--CoA ligase, whose product MEGIALTGLLAKAAGEFHSRRALSVPGKLEITHARLRDLIDSAAAYLVSSGVRPADVVALTFPNTVEFVIMFLAVIRARAVAAPLNSAYTQEEFEFYLSDSESKVLITNSEGNAAAEAAAAKLQIPHATAALPDPAGPVQISLPRRPDSIADSVSAIINEPADVALFLHTSGTTSRPKGVPLTQLNLAASVNNIRSVYRLTETDSTVIVLPLFHVHGLLAGLLSSLASGAAVTLPASGRFSASTFWSDMRASAATWYTAVPTIHQILLDRHSTRPEPDYPKLRFIRSCSASLAPSILSRLEEAFGAPVLEAYAMTEASHLMSSNPLPEDGPHKPGSVGRPVGQEMAVLDEKGARQPAHVPGEVCIRGSNVTKGYKNNPEANESAFKFEWFHTGDVGFMDSDGFLHLVGRIKELINRGGEKISPIEVDAVLLSHPDVAQAVAFGVPDDKYGEEINCAVILREGAKLEEEEVSRYCRKNLAAFKAPKKVFITDSLPKTATGKIQRRIVAEHFLALAEAPKVGA is encoded by the exons ATGGAGGGGATAGCACTCACCGGACTTCTCGCGAAGGCCGCCGGAGAATTCCACTCCAGGCGAGCCCTCTCCGTCCCCGGCAAGCTCGAGATCACCCACGCCCGCCTCCGCGACCTCATCGACTCCGCCGCTGCCTATCTCGTCTCCTCCGGCGTCCGCCCCGCCGACGTCGTCGCCCTCACCTTCCCCAACACCGTCGAG TTCGTGATCATGTTCCTCGCTGTAATCCGCGCCCGCGCCGTGGCCGCGCCGCTCAACTCGGCGTACACCCAGGAAGAGTTCGAATTCTATCTCTCCGATTCCGAGTCGAAGGTTTTGATAACGAATTCGGAGGGGAACGCCGCCGCGGAGGCCGCCGCGGCGAAACTCCAGATCCCCCACGCCACCGCCGCCCTCCCGGACCCCGCCGGCCCGGTCCAGATCTCGCTTCCCCGCAGGCCCGACTCGATCGCCGACTCGGTCTCGGCGATCATCAACGAGCCGGCCGACGTCGCGCTGTTCCTCCACACCTCCGGCACCACGAGCCGGCCTAAAGGAGTGCCGCTGACCCAGCTTAACCTGGCCGCCTCGGTCAACAACATCCGGTCCGTGTACCGGCTCACCGAGACCGACTCGACCGTGATCGTCCTCCCCCTTTTCCACGTCCACGGCCTCCTCGCCGGCCTCCTCAGCTCCCTGGCCTCCGGCGCCGCCGTCACCCTCCCGGCCTCCGGCCGCTTCTCGGCCTCCACCTTCTGGTCCGACATGCGCGCCTCCGCCGCGACCTGGTACACCGCCgtccccaccatccaccagatcCTCCTCGACCGCCATTCCACACGGCCCGAACCGGACTACCCCAAACTCCGGTTCATCCGCAGCTGCAGCGCGTCGCTGGCCCCGTCGATCCTCTCCCGGCTCGAGGAGGCGTTCGGGGCGCCGGTCTTGGAGGCGTACGCGATGACGGAGGCGTCGCATCTGATGTCGTCGAACCCGCTGCCGGAGGACGGGCCGCATAAACCCGGTTCGGTGGGCCGGCCGGTTGGGCAGGAGATGGCGGTGCTGGACGAGAAGGGGGCTCGCCAGCCGGCGCACGTGCCGGGGGAAGTCTGCATCCGTGGGTCCAACGTCACCAAGGGCTACAAGAACAACCCGGAGGCTAACGAATCCGCCTTTAAATTCGAATGGTTCCACACAGGAGACGTCGGATTCATGGACTCCGACGGATTCCTCCATCTCGTCGGTCGGATTAAAGAGCTCATCAACCGTGGAG GAGAGAAGATATCGCCGATAGAGGTGGACGCGGTGTTGTTGTCGCATCCGGACGTGGCGCAGGCGGTGGCGTTTGGCGTGCCGGACGATAAATACGGCGAAGAG ATAAATTGTGCGGTGATCCTGAGGGAAGGGGCgaaattggaggaggaggaggtttcGAGGTATTGCCGAAAGAATCTGGCGGCGTTTAAGGCGCCGAAGAAGGTGTTTATAACGGATTCGCTGCCGAAGACGGCGACGGGGAAGATCCAGCGGCGGATAGTGGCCGAGCATTTCCTGGCGCTGGCTGAAGCTCCGAAGGTTGGAGCGTAA